Genomic segment of Arachis hypogaea cultivar Tifrunner chromosome 16, arahy.Tifrunner.gnm2.J5K5, whole genome shotgun sequence:
TTGTGTTTTAACCTTGCATTTATGAATTCTAGCATATATCTTACTGTGCTTGTTTGGTGTAATAAGGATGCATCTGAaatcaaatactaattatttcTTGTTTGTGTAGGTGCTCACTACCTAAACTTCAATTTTTGAACTTTGAAGCTGCTCCAATGATGGATCTGCGCGTCACCCCAACAGAGGAAGATTGCTTGGTTGAGATGCTTTCCTGTAAGGTGTGCCACGCGACAACACAATAGtggaaaacaaaatgaaaagttTGGTAAATGATTTAACAATGAGTTTAATTCAACAATTGAATTGCTTAAATGTGCATTTGTAAATACTAAGAAAGATTTTAATTAACTTAAGCTACTTATGTTAGATTTTACTCAAATGCtgaaaacaaatttaattatttattttgcttttaagCAGAATTTGAGGTAAATATATTCTATACGAAACCTTAATATTCAATAAACATAATAAGCCTTAGAGTCTCTTTACTTTCAAAAGATCATTTTCTCATTGTTTTCTGTTTTCAACAAACTTGTTTTAATTGTTTCCTTTAGAAAATCTCGAAATCGGAAATGGATTGAAATCATgtgatatttttgtaattaaaactgaaaaaggagaaatgaaaaCAGAGAATTAATTTCTTAAATCAAATAAGccctttttatatttaattggacATGCATCTTTGCACTGCTACATTCCATCAGTCACTCATCCCATTTTAATTTTCTGGATACTTCACTGTATTCTTCACAGTTTGAGGGTTCTGAAGTTGTGGAAGAGCAAAACAACCACTTTTCAGGTATCAATGGATCGGATTGGTGCACAGCGTGGGATCCGAGTCATATGTTTAATTTGGGATCTAATCTCTTTGTTTTTTGTGAATTGaccaacaattttttttaatttgctatTAAGAGTCTTCTACAGATAAACTAATCTgtcttccaagaaaatgaaaagatatttCATGtgacttttcttttttaattcatgcttttatTGCTACGGATTTGCAGCACTTATGGTAAATCATATGACATGGGGAGGTGCTGATGCTGAATCATTTTTAGAAGTTGATGTTAAATTGAATCTCACACTTGAGGTTGTTCTTAATTTCTTATCCTCATCATAGATTTAAATTTTCGATATACTATTGTATCCATATTCATTTCAGTTTCTTCTGTTCTTCTGTATAAACTTTGGTTTTTGTTCAAAAATCATGAACTTTCTTTGCTTTGATGCAAACTATGAGTAATTTATGTAATagcctaatttattttatatttaccaCTGTGGAGTCTCTCTGATTTTTACTTGTTCAGCTTGTGTAGCTGCATGTTTGTATGCTATAATGTCAAGATTCTGCAATCAAAATTATTACAATATTAACTATATTTTGATACCTTTTCTTGTGTTCATTTGTGTTTTGCAGATTTATACAAAACCATTCACCATGATGCCTGTATCAGCTGTGGAGCGTCCAGGAAATTTGTGAGTGTTTTTAGTAAATAATCTTGGTTTAACCCTTTTAGGTTGTTTTCCATATGTTACTCTCCTCTCATGCTTTCCGATGGTCCCAAAAATCAATTCCAACCAAATTAACTCGATTTCTATTTTTGTCAATCATAGAATGGTAGAGATTGCTGATTTCTTCCAACAAAATTTGCTCATTTCTTTCTGACcttgatttatttattcattttgctTTCAAGAAATTGTTTTTATCATTTATTGATTGTAGATTAATCCTTGTTGGAAGAGCTAGCTTCACATATCAAGTTCAAACAGAAGTTAATTCTGTAGTTTCGACTTTGGACCAAACTTGCGAATTAATAATTCTCAAGATTATATATCTCCCTGGAAATTATACTTGCTTATGATAGTGGTTTCGCAATGTTGCTACTAATTCAATgcaaaaatcatcaaattttttTACAGATTAAGTGAATAGTTTCTCTGAAAACCAACAACAAAATACTAGTTTTGTCCTCTTGGCACTATATTATTCTACCAGTTTCAACCAACAACTTTCATTCATGAATTATGATACATTAGTGTGGTTGAGTGCAGAATGATGCAAGCTTTGGTGGACAAACTCGTGCCACTGCTACTTCAGCAGATGCTTCAAGATTATGATGAATGGGTTCAAAAGCAATTGGGAAATATTACTTAAAATCTGGATTCTAGCTTATAAATTATTTGTACTTTGTTTTATCATGGTCACAAAAGGTTCATTTTATTCAGGCTTGTAAAGAATGACAACCACATGCAATCAAATACATGGAATCTTCTCACGAGAAATATTAAATAGTGACAACCACATGCAATCAAATACATGGAATCTTCTCACGAGAAATATTAAATAGTTGGAGGAGTATATATAGAAATATTAAATTGTTGGAggaatatctatatatattaaataaagtaaCTTAACTTTCTTCCTTTAGAATACAACATACACCCTGATCTTAGTTGACTCTACTTAAGAGACAGACTTGCTTTTTATGAATACATAATATCATCCCAacagaagagagaagagataacaagAAAATTTTCATGGTTGAGGGAATTAATACCGAATTGGTGCAATTAGTAAGAAATTTAATCAGCAAAGATCAAGGGAAAAAATGCAGGATCAAGGTATGTTAATTGATCGATGGTTAGCTATGATGCTCAGAGAGAATTGAGGAAAAGAATCATGTTTCCCAAGGATCAAACTGAATACAGGATTAAAAACttgatcaaaataaaattaaattgatatcaTAAAATTTAGATATCAATGAAAGTAGAAAATCAATACTTCAATTACACAACCTCAA
This window contains:
- the LOC112755506 gene encoding uncharacterized protein isoform X1, with product MAKAIPMCNKSCGYRHHCFKHSPSFSIPKFSYWASRKKTVIKVIAEDSSGSNVKRANLSAAKSERIKLPDYNDGVGGKKYHISEFLRQPSGIAAVLNTRALQTFESLDANTYRCSLPKLQFLNFEAAPMMDLRVTPTEEDCLVEMLSCKFEGSEVVEEQNNHFSALMVNHMTWGGADAESFLEVDVKLNLTLEIYTKPFTMMPVSAVERPGNFVVECRMMQALVDKLVPLLLQQMLQDYDEWVQKQLGNIT
- the LOC112755506 gene encoding uncharacterized protein isoform X2, translated to MAKAIPMCNKSCGYRHHCFKHSPSFSIPKFSYWASRKKTVIKVIAEDSSGSNVKRANLSAAKSERIKLPDYNDGVGGKKYHISEFLRQPSGIAAVLNTRALQTFESLDANTYRCSLPKLQFLNFEAAPMMDLRVTPTEEDCLVEMLSCKFEGSEVVEEQNNHFSALMVNHMTWGGADAESFLEVDVKLNLTLEIYTKPFTMMPVSAVERPGNLMMQALVDKLVPLLLQQMLQDYDEWVQKQLGNIT